In a genomic window of Lycium ferocissimum isolate CSIRO_LF1 chromosome 9, AGI_CSIRO_Lferr_CH_V1, whole genome shotgun sequence:
- the LOC132029889 gene encoding zinc finger CCCH domain-containing protein 18, which produces MADEEEKALEEQLEIQLEEQKDALNSLTEALSIDPSDPELLSVHEELVQSIKDAEEGLLHLKRARLLLELDASLHDAKEQPAEVDVEPLDPTEIEAEPLVDEEYAVGSKCRFRNNDGRWYNGLIVGLEGSHAAKVCFRTPTSENMLMCKFFLQQRCRFGSSCRLSHGINIPISSLKKYIPMKWDPSLAGSSIWARSDSKAGLWKKAELESWDEKLNLGHVVFRGDGSSAMLGAENIELSEYAEASDEEESYSGSEESDSSNYEDDSPEGLGFVESTALQRGVQTETTLFAKWENHTRGIASRMMANMGYREGMGLGACGQGMVDPIPVKVLKPKQSLDHAVKNQKAENEDKKGKKRSRGGQRKREKKFAAAARAAKAEEESRPDVFSLINTQLAVHEETVNNSAGNKQRSKTKGEEKKEDRRALVAYDDEIKELRIRAQKLEEMVQRNRNEKPVYEAAMRKLNETRKAIATAEAAHSSASNAVHSKEKEKRWLKF; this is translated from the exons ATGGCGGACGAGGAAGAGAAAGCGCTAGAAGAGCAGCTGGAAATTCAATTGGAAGAGCAAAAAGATGCTCTCAATTCTCTCACTGAAGCCCTATCCATTGATCCTTCCGATCCCGAACTCCTTTCG GTTCATGAAGAGCTTGTTCAGTCTATAAAAGATGCTGAGGAAGGCCTCCTTCACCTAAAACGTGCAAGGTTGTTGCTAGAGCTTGATGCTTCTTTACATGATGCCAAGGAGCAACCTGCTGAGGTTGACGTGGAGCCTCTTGATCCAACAGAGATTGAAGCAGAGCCGCTAGTGGATGAAGAGTATGCTGTTGGATCAAAATGTAGATTCCGCAATAATGATGGAAGGTGGTATAATGGTCTAATTGTGGGGTTGGAGGGGTCTCATGCTGCAAAAGTTTGTTTTCGTACTCCAACATCTGAGAACATGCTG ATGTGCAAGTTCTTTCTACAGCAGCGATGTCGATTTGGTAGTAGTTGCCGCTTATCACATG GTATCAACATTCCAATATCCTCGTTAAAGAAGTATATCCCTATGAAATGGGATCCATCACTTGCGGGTTCCAGCATCTGGGCTCGCTCAGATAGCAAAGCTGGTCTTTGGAAAAAAGCTGAACTTGAGTCTTGGGACGAAAAGCTTAATTTGGGTCACGTTGTTTTCCGTGGTGATGGAAGTTCTGCTATGCTTGGAGCTGAAAATATTGAACTGTCTGAATATGCAGAGGCGAGTGATGAAGAAGAGAGTTACTCAGGTTCCGAAGAATCTGATTCTAGTAACTATGAAGATGATAGTCCAGAAGGGTTAGGATTTGTGGAAAGCACAGCCCTGCAGCGTGGTGTCCAGACAGAAACAACACTTTTTGCTAAGTGGGAGAATCACACACGTGGCATAGCTTCCAGGATGATGGCAAACATGGGTTACCGTGAAGGAATGGGTTTAGGCGCATGTGGACAGGGAATGGTGGATCCTATTCCTGTGAAAGTTCTTAAACCAAAACAATCTCTTGACCATGCTGTTAAAAACCAGAAAGCTGAGAATGAAGACAAAAAGGGTAAGAAAAGAAGTAGGGGTGGTCAGAGGAAACGTGAGAAGAAATTTGCAGCAGCAGCTCGGGCTGCAAAGGCAGAAGAGGAATCAAGACCAGATGTGTTTAGTCTTATCAATACTCAGCTTGCAGTGCATGAAGAAACCGTGAACAATAGCGCAGGAAATAAGCAGCGAAGTAAGACAAAAGGggaagagaagaaagaagatagGAGGGCTTTGGTTGCGTATGATGATGAGATAAAAGAGTTGAGGATACGAGCTCAGAAGCTGGAAGAAATGGTGCAGAGAAACAGGAACGAGAAGCCGGTTTATGAAGCTGCTATGAGGAAGCTAAATGAAACTCGTAAAGCTATAGCCACTGCTGAAGCTGCTCATTCATCTGCATCGAATGCAGTTCATAgcaaggaaaaggaaaagagatgGCTGAAATTTTAG
- the LOC132029890 gene encoding uncharacterized protein LOC132029890 translates to MAITQRPADIGKSTEQKAVGVSEVKKNLVAEGVRLVKKLNARRAKFQGIAQRERIAADEAENLSGIDDSEVVGYLNNTKEIHYKKIIWEKMNKEVAKGDDKLHAKKRKQEIGGKKDVHAKKSAKTREKAENKRTSSKINYNALQKLTDELKQVPVEAELGGLQPPKACANGNSAENLKIGLHELEQENEYGEYDDSFRDNEDDSYYGTGYYYEDLDADY, encoded by the exons ATGGCCATCACACAAAGACCAGCCGATATTGGCAAATCAACAGAACAAAAG GCAGTGGGAGTGTCCGaagtcaaaaaaaatttggtcgCAGAAGGAGTCCGGCTTGTGAAAAAGTTAAATG CTCGTAGGGCCAAATTTCAGGGTATTGCTCAGAGAGAACGTATAGCTGCTGATGAAGCAGAAAATCTTTCCGGTATTGATGATTCCGAG GTTGTTGGATATCTCAATAACACGAAGGAGATTCATTACAAGAAGATTATATGGGAAAAGATGAATAAAGAGGTTGCAAAG GGTGATGATAAGTTACATGCGAAGAAACGAAAACAGGAAATTGGAGGTAAAAAAGATGTCCATGCTAAGAAATCTGCTAAAACAAGGGAAAAAGCAGAGAACAAG AGAACAAGTTcgaaaataaattataatgCCTTGCAGAAGCTGACTGATGAATTG AAGCAAGTTCCTGTAGAGGCAGAGCTAGGAGGACTGCAACCCCCCAAGGCTTGTGCAAATGGTAATTCAGCTGAAAACCTGAAAATTGGGCTCCATGAGCTTGAACAGGAGAATGAGTACGGTGAATATGATGACTCGTTTAGGGACAATGAAGATGATTCATATTATGGAACTGGATACTATTATGAAGATCTTGATGCTGATTATTGA